In Colwellia sp. PAMC 20917, a single genomic region encodes these proteins:
- a CDS encoding alanine/glycine:cation symporter family protein — MEAIVNTINGYIWSPYLIYLCLGTGVFFSVLTRFAQVRHFREMFRLLLSGKSSEKGISSFQALAVSLSGRVGTGNIAGVAAAIGFGGPGAVFWMWVVAFLGAATAYIESTNAQIYKEEEDGQYRGGPAYYIEKALGQKWYAWIFALSTILACGVLLPVVQSNGIGDAMVNVFGAGGSVSSFMGDLPLTKVYTAVFIVLLLGFIIFGGVKRIANFTQIVVPFMALAYIIIACTIIALHIDQLPGVFMLIITDAFTPIAGFGAAIGWGVKRGVYSNEAGQGTGPHAAAAAEVEHPAQQGLVQAFSVYIDTLFVCSATAFMILITQSYNVMPEGATSFVVRNLASDVVISGPAFTQIAVDSVLTGFGKPFIAIALFFFAFTTVLAYYFIAENNVSYINKTIKMPVLRFFLKVVLMSAVFYGTVAEPSAAWSLGDIGVGLMAWLNIFALIAIFFMAKPAIKALKDYERQQKLGVTKFTFDPKKLGIEKAKFWEDRFNKNK, encoded by the coding sequence GTGGAAGCGATTGTAAATACCATTAACGGCTATATTTGGAGCCCGTACTTAATTTATCTCTGTTTAGGAACGGGGGTCTTTTTCTCTGTCTTAACGCGATTTGCGCAAGTACGTCATTTCAGAGAAATGTTTCGCCTATTACTTTCGGGTAAAAGCTCAGAAAAGGGTATCTCATCTTTTCAAGCCTTAGCGGTGTCTTTATCTGGACGAGTTGGTACTGGTAATATTGCAGGGGTTGCTGCTGCTATTGGTTTTGGTGGACCTGGCGCGGTATTTTGGATGTGGGTAGTTGCCTTTTTAGGTGCAGCAACCGCTTATATCGAATCAACCAATGCCCAAATTTATAAAGAAGAAGAGGACGGTCAGTACCGTGGTGGCCCAGCTTACTACATTGAAAAAGCCTTAGGTCAGAAATGGTATGCTTGGATATTTGCTTTATCGACTATTCTTGCTTGTGGTGTTTTACTACCGGTTGTGCAATCAAACGGTATCGGTGATGCTATGGTCAATGTGTTTGGCGCCGGTGGTTCAGTTAGCTCTTTTATGGGCGACTTACCTTTAACGAAAGTATATACCGCGGTATTTATTGTTTTATTACTTGGTTTTATCATTTTTGGTGGTGTTAAGCGTATTGCGAACTTTACCCAAATTGTGGTGCCTTTTATGGCGCTTGCTTACATTATTATTGCCTGTACTATCATAGCATTGCATATTGATCAGCTACCCGGTGTCTTTATGCTAATTATTACCGATGCTTTTACGCCAATTGCGGGCTTTGGGGCAGCCATTGGTTGGGGTGTTAAACGCGGAGTTTATTCAAATGAAGCCGGACAAGGTACTGGACCCCATGCTGCTGCTGCTGCTGAAGTTGAACATCCAGCGCAACAAGGATTAGTGCAAGCTTTCTCAGTTTATATTGACACCTTATTTGTTTGTTCTGCAACTGCGTTTATGATCTTAATCACACAGTCGTATAATGTTATGCCTGAAGGCGCGACTAGTTTTGTTGTACGTAACTTAGCCAGTGACGTTGTTATTAGCGGTCCTGCTTTTACGCAAATTGCGGTCGATAGTGTTTTAACCGGTTTCGGTAAACCCTTTATTGCTATTGCATTGTTTTTCTTTGCCTTTACAACAGTACTAGCTTATTACTTTATCGCAGAAAACAATGTTTCTTATATTAATAAAACAATTAAAATGCCGGTACTTAGGTTCTTCCTTAAAGTGGTGCTAATGTCAGCTGTCTTTTATGGGACTGTTGCAGAACCGAGTGCTGCTTGGAGTCTTGGTGATATAGGTGTTGGGTTAATGGCATGGTTGAATATCTTTGCTCTTATCGCCATTTTCTTTATGGCTAAACCCGCGATTAAAGCGCTAAAAGATTACGAACGTCAGCAGAAATTAGGGGTGACAAAATTTACCTTTGACCCTAAAAAGCTGGGTATTGAAAAAGCAAAGTTCTGGGAAGATCGTTTTAATAAAAACAAGTGA
- a CDS encoding DUF349 domain-containing protein has product MIFSKFFKAKWQSKEHNVRLTAISEDLLLSNPDDLVILTNLAQTDPNELVRRAALIKMADFTVWHKNSIDNDNKKVREYCLKQVEKILLGQHEITISNQEKLVLLKSNDKLPSLELWLQNETQADVVIALFEKINKPSLTHSIFTHKQDEVVQAYLLEQELPLDVLDKLLKKSCNEKIKTNIEQQLQHLHQLAEQPDKIKKGVQLVLAKLLALKEVNDYLQLKEKQAELETQWQNYYQDFSCLSSPEAENFTDKYKIINSQLIKHFSPLHETHQQEIIAEKLVADKRLANEHFNSALNEMSKKLTTTIFESSDLDEAEYQDKLEQLRGEITSSILNSKEQQHFIALVKAQAKKLAQLPEIAQSVSDATHLISKISQVALPKDIEELNLRKPLFDQWLQEWKTVELKAAGVLPQSIVDAFKEIKQQWQQGLKSLIKEQGLLLSQCQKKIADVKRLIMTGKYNAAFGVFKKAKKHFDGLSEEQKSRVQRDFDDITDKIAKLSDLEQSIATPRKQQLLVDIKLLVDQPIDNPNEQAAKVKQFRVTWNSLGHAEESIEKELNYQFNALCEQAFAPCRLFYAEQEKLRELHLESRQQLISKAQSFADDFSAKLNEGVNNEAIDWKFTDATLNKLIQQWQNAGQVDKTKFNLLSQSFTASLQPVKAELRNYHQRNSDSKNLLIAQVTQALNDDDVFSAIESVKKLQTQWQAIGYSGQREENQLWQKFRKVNDQLFAKRDEAKLLEQSNRENQQIELSQQLQSYQQQLVADISETALLSLQVSIEELRVKITSQRPVIRSAVTLAEKLLAQITQQLMQMTENKKAKTWQLVFDCLESLATNKPETAADFSETLVDLPNVWQKRLQECYQNSKLIDRSNKTLELEILASKESPAEFKAERMQVQVQLLQNQMLSGQSIDLTKSLIEWLKLGALSANDLPLLARVKAIYC; this is encoded by the coding sequence ATGATTTTTTCTAAATTTTTCAAAGCAAAATGGCAAAGTAAAGAACACAATGTTCGGTTAACGGCAATCAGTGAAGATTTATTACTTAGCAATCCCGATGACTTAGTTATATTAACAAACCTTGCACAAACAGACCCTAACGAATTAGTGCGCCGCGCTGCTCTCATTAAAATGGCTGACTTTACTGTTTGGCATAAAAACAGTATCGACAACGACAATAAAAAAGTCCGTGAATATTGTCTTAAGCAAGTAGAAAAAATTCTGCTTGGTCAGCACGAAATAACGATCAGTAATCAAGAAAAATTAGTCTTATTGAAAAGTAATGACAAGTTACCGTCCTTGGAACTATGGTTACAAAATGAAACACAAGCCGATGTTGTTATCGCTTTATTTGAAAAAATTAATAAACCATCGTTAACCCATTCAATATTTACCCATAAGCAAGATGAAGTCGTACAAGCTTATTTACTCGAACAAGAATTGCCTCTCGATGTGTTAGATAAATTACTTAAAAAATCATGTAATGAAAAAATAAAAACTAATATTGAGCAACAGTTACAACATTTACATCAGTTGGCAGAGCAACCTGACAAAATTAAAAAAGGTGTGCAGTTAGTTTTAGCAAAGTTACTCGCTTTGAAAGAAGTAAATGATTATCTGCAACTCAAAGAAAAACAAGCTGAATTAGAAACGCAGTGGCAAAACTATTATCAAGACTTCTCTTGTCTCTCTTCGCCAGAAGCTGAAAACTTTACAGACAAGTATAAAATAATTAATAGCCAACTCATTAAACATTTCTCTCCGTTACATGAAACCCATCAACAAGAAATCATTGCTGAAAAATTAGTGGCAGACAAACGTTTGGCTAATGAGCATTTTAATAGTGCCCTTAATGAAATGAGTAAAAAGCTTACCACAACAATTTTTGAAAGTAGTGACCTTGATGAAGCTGAGTATCAAGATAAACTTGAGCAATTACGTGGAGAAATAACCTCTTCAATCTTAAACAGTAAAGAACAACAGCACTTTATTGCTTTAGTAAAAGCCCAAGCAAAAAAACTGGCTCAATTGCCTGAGATTGCACAATCGGTGAGTGATGCAACCCATCTAATTTCAAAAATATCACAAGTCGCTTTACCTAAAGATATTGAAGAATTGAACCTGCGAAAACCTTTGTTCGATCAGTGGTTACAAGAATGGAAAACTGTTGAGCTAAAAGCGGCGGGGGTATTACCACAATCTATTGTTGACGCCTTTAAAGAAATAAAACAACAATGGCAGCAAGGCCTAAAATCGTTAATTAAAGAACAAGGCTTACTTTTATCACAATGCCAGAAAAAAATTGCTGACGTAAAGCGCTTAATAATGACAGGTAAGTACAATGCGGCTTTTGGTGTATTCAAAAAAGCTAAAAAACATTTTGATGGTTTATCAGAAGAGCAAAAATCACGAGTTCAACGTGACTTTGATGATATAACAGATAAAATTGCCAAATTAAGTGATTTAGAGCAATCTATTGCTACGCCTAGAAAACAGCAGTTACTTGTGGATATTAAGTTACTCGTTGATCAGCCCATTGATAACCCCAATGAGCAAGCCGCAAAAGTTAAACAATTCCGTGTTACGTGGAATTCACTTGGACATGCTGAAGAATCAATTGAAAAAGAGTTAAATTATCAATTCAACGCACTTTGCGAACAAGCTTTTGCTCCATGTCGGTTATTTTATGCAGAACAAGAAAAGTTACGTGAACTACATCTTGAATCTCGCCAGCAACTTATTAGTAAAGCCCAAAGTTTTGCCGACGACTTTTCTGCAAAACTCAATGAAGGCGTTAATAATGAAGCCATCGATTGGAAGTTTACTGATGCAACACTCAATAAATTAATACAGCAATGGCAAAACGCGGGGCAGGTTGATAAAACTAAATTCAACTTACTTAGTCAATCGTTTACGGCGAGCTTACAACCCGTTAAAGCTGAATTAAGAAATTATCATCAACGTAACAGTGATAGCAAAAACCTATTGATCGCTCAAGTTACTCAAGCATTGAACGACGATGACGTTTTCTCTGCGATTGAGAGTGTTAAAAAATTACAAACACAATGGCAAGCCATTGGCTACAGCGGTCAACGTGAAGAGAATCAGCTTTGGCAAAAATTTAGAAAAGTAAATGACCAGCTATTTGCAAAGCGTGATGAAGCTAAGTTACTTGAACAATCGAACCGTGAAAATCAACAAATTGAATTATCACAACAATTACAAAGCTATCAGCAACAACTAGTCGCGGACATATCAGAAACAGCGTTATTAAGTTTACAAGTAAGTATTGAAGAATTACGAGTGAAAATTACCAGTCAACGTCCGGTAATAAGAAGTGCCGTGACCTTAGCTGAAAAATTACTTGCGCAAATAACTCAACAACTCATGCAAATGACAGAAAATAAAAAGGCCAAGACTTGGCAACTTGTTTTCGACTGCTTAGAAAGTTTAGCCACTAATAAACCGGAAACGGCAGCAGATTTTTCTGAAACACTGGTAGATTTACCCAATGTTTGGCAGAAGCGTTTACAAGAGTGTTATCAAAACAGCAAACTGATTGACAGAAGTAACAAAACCCTTGAACTTGAAATTTTAGCAAGTAAAGAGTCACCTGCAGAATTTAAAGCCGAGCGGATGCAAGTACAAGTACAATTATTACAAAATCAAATGTTGTCAGGGCAATCTATCGATTTAACTAAATCGCTTATTGAATGGTTAAAATTAGGGGCATTGTCTGCAAATGATTTACCATTACTGGCCAGAGTTAAAGCTATTTACTGCTAG
- a CDS encoding YeaC family protein: MDIISLVDDMSEEMYLRLKCAAETGKWPEGTIVDTAQKTSALQITMAYQSRHLNSDQILSVGADGLIVDKTKRQLKSEFADLKNNPDNNIARFSDL; the protein is encoded by the coding sequence ATGGATATTATTTCATTAGTAGACGATATGTCAGAAGAAATGTACTTGCGCTTAAAGTGTGCCGCTGAAACGGGCAAATGGCCAGAGGGAACTATAGTTGATACAGCACAAAAAACATCAGCGCTACAAATTACCATGGCTTATCAATCAAGACATTTAAACTCAGATCAAATCTTAAGTGTTGGCGCAGATGGACTTATCGTAGATAAAACTAAACGCCAGTTGAAAAGCGAGTTCGCTGATCTTAAAAACAACCCAGACAATAATATTGCAAGGTTTTCCGATTTATGA
- a CDS encoding NAD(P)H nitroreductase: MNAKELLLQRQSNPRLISPAPVASDVEFILNAGMRVPDHGCLSPWFFTLVKEQGLDKLSQIFEDVAKVQQFTEAKIQKAKKMPYRAPLIIVVSTRYQAHDKVPKFEQAIAAGCCAHAMQMAAFSLGYGAVWRTGDFSYDPSVKRGLGIGQDDDIIGFIYIGTAENDRPIKPAKSLTSHVSYL, translated from the coding sequence ATGAATGCCAAAGAATTATTATTACAGCGACAATCTAATCCTAGGTTAATATCACCAGCCCCTGTTGCTAGCGATGTTGAATTTATATTGAACGCTGGAATGCGCGTTCCTGATCACGGTTGTTTATCACCCTGGTTTTTTACCCTTGTTAAAGAACAAGGGTTAGATAAGTTAAGCCAGATATTTGAAGATGTCGCTAAAGTTCAACAGTTTACTGAGGCTAAAATACAAAAAGCTAAAAAGATGCCATATCGTGCACCGTTAATTATCGTTGTTAGCACACGGTATCAAGCGCACGACAAAGTGCCTAAATTTGAACAAGCAATCGCAGCAGGTTGTTGTGCCCATGCTATGCAAATGGCTGCCTTTAGTTTAGGTTATGGCGCTGTGTGGCGAACAGGAGACTTTAGCTACGACCCTTCAGTAAAACGTGGTTTAGGAATAGGCCAAGACGATGATATTATTGGGTTTATTTACATAGGCACCGCCGAAAACGATCGTCCTATTAAACCCGCTAAAAGCTTAACGTCTCATGTTTCATATTTGTAA
- a CDS encoding M14 family metallopeptidase, which translates to MQITSNFDSGNIRVIDASQADNIQLEIVKDNQSDFYQWFHFKLNNNERCEHTLHLMNAGTSAYTEGWTDYQAVASYDREHWFRVPTEFDGEKLSITLTPEYDSVYFAYFAPYSYERHQDLLHQAQLDIDCQLQVLGQTLDGRDVSVLKVGEEGPNKKVIWVTARQHPGESMAEWFMEGFIDRLLDEDDGVARSLLDSSVFYLVPNMNPDGSVRGHLRTNAIGTNLNREWLEPSMARSPEVFLVREKMLATGVDMFLDIHGDEALPFNFVAGCEGIPAYDAKHQALEEKFKNILLAVTPEFQDDKGYDKDEPGQANLTVGANWVGNNFKCLSYTVEMPFKDNDLLPDRSVGWSDTRSSLFGRDFLTAIYHVVDDLR; encoded by the coding sequence ATGCAAATTACCTCTAACTTTGATAGTGGAAATATCCGCGTTATTGATGCAAGCCAAGCCGATAATATTCAACTTGAAATTGTTAAAGACAACCAATCTGATTTTTATCAGTGGTTTCATTTTAAACTTAATAATAACGAACGTTGTGAACATACCCTTCATTTAATGAATGCTGGAACTTCTGCTTACACAGAAGGATGGACCGATTATCAAGCAGTGGCATCCTACGACCGTGAGCATTGGTTTCGTGTACCAACTGAATTTGATGGAGAAAAACTGAGTATTACTTTAACCCCAGAATATGATTCCGTTTATTTTGCTTATTTTGCTCCGTATAGCTACGAACGTCATCAAGACTTACTGCATCAAGCGCAATTAGATATTGATTGCCAGTTGCAAGTTTTAGGACAAACCCTTGATGGACGCGATGTGTCAGTATTAAAAGTTGGTGAAGAAGGTCCGAACAAGAAAGTTATTTGGGTTACTGCTCGTCAACATCCTGGCGAAAGTATGGCTGAATGGTTTATGGAAGGTTTTATTGACCGTTTGCTCGATGAAGACGATGGCGTTGCTCGCTCACTCCTAGACAGTTCAGTGTTTTACTTAGTGCCTAATATGAATCCTGATGGTTCAGTTCGAGGACATTTAAGAACAAATGCTATCGGTACTAATTTAAATCGTGAGTGGTTAGAGCCTTCAATGGCTCGCAGTCCAGAAGTATTCTTGGTGCGTGAGAAAATGTTAGCTACCGGTGTTGACATGTTTCTTGATATTCATGGCGATGAAGCTTTACCGTTTAACTTTGTTGCTGGCTGTGAAGGTATACCCGCATATGACGCTAAACATCAAGCCTTAGAAGAAAAATTCAAAAACATTCTTCTAGCGGTAACTCCTGAGTTTCAAGATGACAAAGGTTATGATAAAGATGAGCCCGGCCAAGCTAACTTAACAGTGGGTGCTAATTGGGTGGGTAATAACTTCAAATGTTTGTCTTATACCGTAGAAATGCCTTTTAAAGATAATGACTTATTACCAGACCGCAGTGTCGGTTGGTCAGACACGCGTAGTAGCTTATTTGGTCGTGACTTTTTAACGGCTATTTATCATGTTGTTGATGATTTACGCTAA
- the ansA gene encoding asparaginase, producing the protein MKKRIYIAYTGGTIGMKNSGQGCVPVKGHLTESINGTPDFHRQEMPDFTINEYSPLIDSSNMTPQDWQRIADDIKANYDNYDGFVVLHGTDTMAYTSSALSFMFENLSKPVIVTGSQIPLSQLRSDGQVNLLNSLYIAANYPINEVGLYFNNKLYRGNRCIKAYADGFNAFDSPNMSPLLEAGINIKLLEGKLNVAVTQPFSVAQITPQPIGVVHLYPGISSELVANIIKQPVKALIIRSYGVGNAPQDEQLLACLTQAYHQGIVVVNCSQCIKGTVNMEGYATGVALSKCGVVGGGDMTLEATLTKLHYLLSKELPQAEICRLLKENLRGELTTH; encoded by the coding sequence ATGAAAAAACGCATTTATATCGCCTACACTGGCGGTACCATCGGCATGAAAAACAGCGGACAAGGTTGTGTTCCGGTAAAAGGACATTTAACCGAGTCAATTAATGGTACGCCTGATTTTCATCGACAAGAGATGCCTGATTTTACCATTAATGAATATTCACCATTAATTGATTCATCGAATATGACGCCTCAAGATTGGCAACGTATTGCCGATGATATAAAAGCTAATTACGATAATTATGATGGTTTTGTTGTTCTTCATGGTACAGATACCATGGCTTATACCAGCTCTGCGCTTTCGTTTATGTTTGAAAATTTATCAAAACCTGTCATTGTAACCGGCTCACAAATTCCGTTAAGCCAATTACGCTCAGACGGACAAGTCAATCTGTTGAATTCACTTTATATTGCGGCAAACTACCCCATTAATGAAGTGGGCTTATATTTTAATAATAAATTATACCGGGGTAACCGTTGCATTAAAGCTTACGCTGATGGCTTTAACGCTTTTGACTCCCCCAACATGTCGCCACTTCTAGAAGCTGGAATTAATATTAAGCTCCTTGAAGGTAAACTCAACGTTGCTGTTACCCAACCATTCTCGGTCGCACAAATAACACCACAACCGATAGGTGTTGTTCATTTGTATCCAGGGATTTCTAGTGAACTAGTCGCCAACATTATCAAGCAACCGGTAAAAGCGTTAATTATTCGCAGTTATGGCGTCGGTAATGCCCCACAAGATGAACAGCTACTTGCTTGTTTAACACAAGCTTATCATCAAGGAATTGTGGTGGTAAATTGTAGTCAATGCATAAAAGGGACTGTGAATATGGAAGGTTATGCAACGGGCGTCGCATTAAGTAAATGTGGTGTTGTCGGTGGTGGTGATATGACGTTAGAGGCAACATTAACTAAACTACATTATTTACTCAGTAAAGAATTGCCCCAAGCTGAAATTTGTCGTCTTTTAAAAGAAAATCTTCGTGGTGAACTCACTACTCATTAA
- the sppA gene encoding signal peptide peptidase SppA translates to MTEPTSLPNAPVKQSALKRVTLKFFSLLNSFRKIIINVVFFLVLFIFIAALGSDDDKILVPNNTALVLNLTGDIVEQKNAIDPMDALISEALEEKEKNPEVLLSDLLNVIERAKNDSRIEMIVLQLQGLNSTGLSKLQDIAQALETFKAAGKKIIAVGDQYSQDQYYLASSADEVWLNPRGWLLLDGYGRYQLYFKSALDKLSISQHIFRVGTYKSAVEPYMRDDMSAAAKEANKLWLTDLWSQYKSDVASNRKFSINNFDENADVLVAKLEQADGNIAQYALDNLWVDALKNRQEMKLSLIKLVGKNSAGDSYNHISFKHYLSATKPMYPMVNPNTDKVAVIVAKGTILDGHQKPGTIGGDSTASLLREARLNNKVKAVVLRVDSPGGSAYASEIIRQEIELIKLAGKPVVASMGTYAASGGYWISAPADKIIASPATITGSIGIYGFFMTFENSLSKLGVYTDGVGTTDIAGFGVTRPLTDGMARVFQLNINRGYQDFIGLVAENRNMSLEQVDSIAQGRVWSGVKAKELGLVDELGNLTTAINAAAELAELATFETLLIEIEQTPKDLFLQGLLGQAKTFFPETEIITLSNTDKLFLEMKAQLSHLNILNDPQGVYSLCMTCEIN, encoded by the coding sequence ATGACAGAACCCACATCGTTACCTAATGCTCCTGTAAAGCAAAGTGCTTTAAAACGAGTGACTTTAAAATTTTTTAGTTTATTAAATTCATTTAGAAAAATAATTATTAATGTCGTTTTTTTTCTGGTTTTATTTATATTTATCGCGGCACTTGGCAGCGATGATGACAAGATCCTTGTCCCTAACAATACAGCCTTAGTGTTAAATCTTACCGGAGATATCGTTGAACAAAAGAATGCGATTGACCCGATGGATGCTTTGATATCGGAAGCGTTAGAAGAAAAAGAAAAAAACCCAGAAGTTTTACTTAGCGACTTATTGAATGTCATTGAAAGAGCAAAAAATGACAGCCGTATAGAAATGATCGTATTACAGCTTCAAGGACTTAACAGCACGGGGTTAAGTAAATTACAAGACATTGCCCAAGCTTTAGAGACGTTTAAAGCGGCTGGTAAAAAAATAATTGCTGTTGGCGATCAGTATTCACAAGACCAATATTACTTGGCAAGCTCTGCTGATGAAGTATGGCTCAATCCTCGTGGTTGGTTGTTACTTGACGGTTATGGTCGTTATCAACTTTATTTTAAATCAGCATTAGATAAGCTTTCCATTAGCCAACATATATTTCGAGTCGGTACCTATAAATCTGCTGTAGAACCTTACATGCGCGACGATATGTCAGCGGCAGCTAAAGAAGCCAACAAATTATGGTTAACTGATTTATGGTCACAATATAAAAGTGATGTCGCAAGCAACCGAAAGTTTTCGATTAATAACTTTGATGAAAATGCTGATGTTTTAGTGGCAAAACTTGAGCAAGCTGATGGTAATATTGCGCAGTATGCTTTAGATAATCTTTGGGTTGACGCATTAAAAAATCGTCAAGAGATGAAGCTGTCTTTGATTAAACTTGTTGGAAAAAATTCTGCCGGTGATAGCTACAATCATATTAGTTTCAAACATTATTTGTCTGCTACTAAACCTATGTACCCAATGGTTAACCCAAATACCGATAAGGTCGCCGTTATTGTTGCTAAGGGGACTATTTTAGATGGTCACCAAAAACCAGGAACCATTGGCGGGGATAGTACAGCATCACTATTAAGAGAAGCACGTTTAAACAATAAGGTGAAAGCGGTAGTTCTTCGTGTCGATAGCCCAGGTGGAAGTGCTTATGCCTCTGAAATTATTCGTCAAGAAATTGAACTGATCAAGTTAGCAGGAAAACCTGTTGTTGCTTCAATGGGAACTTATGCCGCCTCTGGAGGCTATTGGATATCGGCACCTGCTGATAAAATAATCGCTTCTCCGGCAACAATCACCGGCTCAATTGGTATTTATGGATTTTTCATGACCTTTGAGAATTCATTAAGCAAACTAGGTGTTTACACTGATGGCGTTGGTACTACTGATATAGCCGGATTTGGTGTAACCCGCCCACTCACTGATGGCATGGCAAGAGTATTTCAATTAAATATTAATAGAGGCTATCAAGACTTCATTGGCCTTGTCGCCGAAAATAGAAATATGAGCCTTGAGCAAGTTGATAGTATAGCCCAAGGTCGTGTCTGGTCAGGGGTAAAAGCGAAAGAGTTAGGGCTTGTTGATGAGTTAGGCAACTTAACGACCGCTATTAATGCAGCAGCAGAATTAGCCGAGTTAGCAACGTTTGAAACCTTATTGATTGAAATAGAACAAACGCCAAAAGATCTTTTCCTGCAAGGGTTATTAGGTCAAGCGAAGACTTTCTTTCCTGAAACTGAAATAATAACCCTAAGTAATACGGATAAATTATTTTTAGAAATGAAAGCACAACTGTCTCACCTCAACATACTTAATGATCCGCAAGGGGTTTATTCCTTATGTATGACCTGTGAAATTAATTAG
- a CDS encoding TlpA family protein disulfide reductase: protein MLKSLFIQAVVFLTIFQALTMFRESDMLSSGEQITPQTVLLETLDDKTIELANFNKTTIIYFFAPWCQICHVSIGNLQEIYEKNQQINVIAIALDYVDKKEVFEFSSQHQLTFPIALGTEQIKHQFKIEGYPSYYVIDDKNTVIAKSMGYSSEIGLFLRTL from the coding sequence GTGTTGAAGAGTTTATTTATTCAAGCTGTGGTGTTTTTAACTATCTTTCAAGCACTGACAATGTTCAGAGAATCAGACATGCTATCATCGGGAGAACAGATAACGCCACAAACTGTTTTGTTAGAAACGCTCGATGATAAAACCATTGAACTTGCCAATTTTAACAAAACTACCATTATTTATTTTTTTGCTCCTTGGTGTCAAATATGTCATGTCAGTATCGGTAATCTTCAAGAGATATATGAAAAGAACCAACAGATAAATGTTATCGCCATTGCATTAGATTATGTCGATAAAAAAGAGGTCTTTGAATTTTCTAGCCAGCATCAGTTAACTTTCCCTATTGCCTTAGGCACAGAGCAAATTAAGCACCAATTCAAGATAGAAGGTTATCCAAGTTATTATGTCATTGATGATAAAAATACCGTTATTGCAAAATCAATGGGCTATTCTTCTGAAATTGGGCTGTTTCTTAGAACACTTTAA
- a CDS encoding GNAT family N-acetyltransferase codes for MNIEILDAPEQALIDFLDKKIADFNWAHWEVSERKPLAIQIKDELGNIIAGSSARTFGNWLLINTLWVDESLRGKKMGVKILAQLEAAAVARGCTLSMLDTLNFQAMPFYEKQGYQTKWVQENYPKTGCKYFMVKELTE; via the coding sequence ATGAATATTGAAATTTTGGATGCGCCTGAACAAGCACTAATAGATTTTTTAGATAAAAAAATTGCAGATTTCAATTGGGCGCACTGGGAAGTAAGCGAACGAAAGCCATTAGCTATTCAAATAAAGGACGAACTTGGTAACATTATTGCTGGTTCATCCGCACGCACCTTTGGCAATTGGCTGTTAATTAATACGCTGTGGGTCGACGAGTCACTTCGTGGTAAAAAAATGGGTGTTAAGATATTAGCGCAACTTGAAGCTGCAGCAGTGGCGAGGGGATGTACGTTAAGTATGCTTGATACTCTGAACTTTCAAGCAATGCCGTTTTATGAAAAGCAGGGTTATCAAACAAAATGGGTACAAGAAAATTATCCAAAAACGGGCTGTAAATATTTTATGGTAAAAGAACTTACTGAGTAA